A window of the Cicer arietinum cultivar CDC Frontier isolate Library 1 chromosome 6, Cicar.CDCFrontier_v2.0, whole genome shotgun sequence genome harbors these coding sequences:
- the ARF14 gene encoding auxin response factor 2B has product MFGMRDLEEERERRENMATSEVTMKGNCVNGKGETNDAVGDGQQNGSSSTSSGREAEAALYRELWHACAGPLVTVPREGELVFYFPQGHIEQVEASTNQVAEQHMPVYDLRPKILCRVINVMLKAEPDTDEVFAQVTLVPEPNQDENAVEKEPPPAPPPRFHVHSFCKTLTASDTSTHGGFSVLRRHADECLPPLDMSKQPPTQELVAKDLHGNDWRFRHIFRGQPRRHLLQSGWSVFVSSKRLVAGDAFIFLRGENGELRVGVRRAMRQQGNVPSSVISSHSMHLGVLATAWHAVLTGTMFTVYYKPRTSPAEFIVPYDQYMESLKNNYTIGMRFKMRFEGEEAPEQRFTGTIVGIEDSDSKRWPKSKWRCLKVRWDETSNIPRPERVSPWKIEPALAPPALNPLPMPRPKRPRSNVVPSSPDSSVLTREASSKVSMDPLPASGFPRVLQGQESSTLRGNLADSHESYAEKSVVWPPAADDEKIDAVSTSRRYGSENWMSVSRQEPTYSDLLSGFGAVRGDNSSQPLFVDQSGHVANLGRKSMLDRDGKHNVFSQWPVMPPGLSLNFLHSNTKGSPQGIPGNMRYSAFGDYSVLQGHKVESPHGNFLMPPPPPTQYDSPHLRELSHDSPHLRELSQKQISAKTGEVAKPKDSVCKLFGFSLLSSLNTPDPSIPQRNVTSESVSHMHLASQQHQTFENDQKCEHSKSSKPADNVVVVDDQGKLLQTSQPQVKDVQLKPYNASARSCTKVHKKGIALGRSVDLTKFTDYDELIAELDQLFEFGGELISPQKEWLVVYTDNEDDMMLVGDDPWQEFCSMVRKIYIYPKEEIQKMSPGTLSSKNEENHSASEGTDAQETKCQPNQSTSDA; this is encoded by the exons ATGTTTGGGATGAGAGATCTGGaagaagaaagagagagaagagaaaaCATGGCAACATCAGAGGTAACTATGAAAGGAAATTGTGTAAACGGAAAAGGAGAAACCAACGACGCTGTAGGAGATGGTCAACAAAATGGTTCTTCATCTACATCATCAGGGAGAG AAGCAGAAGCAGCACTTTACAGAGAACTATGGCATGCTTGTGCTGGTCCCCTGGTCACAGTTCCAAGAGAAGGAGAGCTTGTGTTCTATTTTCCTCAGGGACATATTGAACAg GTGGAGGCGTCGACCAATCAGGTGGCGGAACAACACATGCCTGTTTACGATCTCCGACCTAAGATCCTTTGTCGGGTTATCAACGTTATGTTGAAG gcgGAGCCAGATACTGATGAGGTGTTTGCACAAGTGACTTTGGTACCAGAGCCAAAT CAAGATGAGAATGCTGTGGAGAAAGAACCACCCCCTGCTCCTCCGCCCAGATTTCACGTTCATTCGTTTTGCAAAACCTTGACTGCGTCTGATACTAGTACTCACGGTGGATTTTCTGTCCTTAGAAGACACGCTGATGAATGTCTTCCTCCACTg GACATGTCAAAGCAACCTCCAACGCAGGAATTGGTTGCCAAGGATCTACATGGGAATGATTGGCGTTTTAGGCACATCTTTCGTG GTCAACCACGGAGACATTTGCTACAGAGTGGTTGGAGTGTTTTTGTCAGCTCTAAGAGGCTGGTTGCTGGGGATGCATTTATATTCCTCAG AGGTGAGAATGGGGAGCTCCGAGTTGGTGTCCGGCGTGCCATGAGACAGCAGGGTAATGTTCCGTCCTCGGTTATCTCTAGTCATAGTATGCATCTTGGAGTCCTTGCAACTGCCTGGCATGCCGTGTTGACTGGTACCATGTTCACTGTCTATTATAAGCCTCG AACTAGTCCTGCGGAATTTATTGTTCCATATGATCAATACATGGAATCTCTCAAAAACAATTATACCATAGGCATGCGGTTCAAAATGAGGTTTGAGGGTGAAGAGGCTCCTGAGCAAAG GTTTACGGGTACCATTGTTGGAATTGAAGACTCTGACTCTAAAAGATGGCCTAAATCTAAATGGCGATGTCTCAAGGTTAGATGGGATGAAACATCTAACATACCTCGTCCTGAGAGAGTTTCCCCTTGGAAAATCGAGCCTGCTCTTGCTCCTCCAGCTCTAAATCCTCTTCCAATGCCCCGGCCTAAAAGGCCTCGTTCTAACGTGGTCCCATCATCCCCGGATTCTTCTGTTCTTACTCGTGAAG CATCGTCTAAAGTAAGCATGGACCCGTTGCCCGCAAGTGGGTTTCCGAGGGTCTTGCAAGGTCAAGAATCATCGACCTTGAGAGGTAATTTGGCAGATAGCCACGAGTCTTATGCCGAGAAGTCTGTCGTGTGGCCACCCGCAGCAGATGATGAAAAGATTGATGCTGTTTCTACTTCAAGAAGGTACGGATCAGAGAACTGGATGTCAGTGTCAAGGCAGGAACCAACATATTCGGATCTTCTGTCAGGATTCGGGGCTGTCCGTGGAGATAATTCTTCCCAACCATTATTCGTCGACCAATCCGGTCATGTGGCCAACCTTGGTAGAAAAAGTATGTTGGATCGGGACGGAAAACATAATGTGTTTAGTCAATGGCCTGTTATGCCACCTGGTCTGTCACTCAATTTCTTGCACTCTAATACAAAAGGTTCCCCACAAGGCATTCCAGGGAATATGAGATACAGTGCATTTGGTGATTATTCTGTGCTTCAAGGACATAAAGTTGAAAGTCCTCATGGAAATTTTTTGATGCCACCACCACCTCCTACTCAATACGATAGTCCTCATTTAAGAGAACTATCACACGATAGTCCTCATTTAAGAGAACTATCACAGAAACAAATATCTGCAAAAACAGGCGAGGTTGCAAAACCAAAAGACAGTGTGTGTAAGCTATTTGGCTTCTCACTTCTCAGTAGCCTGAACACGCCAGATCCTTCTATACCGCAAAGAAATGTTACAAGCGAGTCAGTTAGTCACATGCATCTTGCATCACAACAACATCAAACATTTGAAAATGATCAAAAGTGTGAGCATTCGAAGAGCTCAAAACCAGCAGATAATGTAGTTGTGGTCGATGACCAAGGGAAGCTGTTGCAAACTTCTCAGCCTCAGGTTAAAGATGTTCAACTCAAACCTTATAATGCTTCCGCTAGAAGTTGCACCAAA GTTCACAAGAAAGGGATTGCGCTCGGTCGATCAGTGGACCTTACAAAGTTCACTGACTATGATGAATTAATTGCTGAATTGGATCAACTGTTTGAATTTGGTGGTGAATTGATATCTCCACAAAAGGAATGGCTTGTTGTCTACACTGATAATGAGGATGACATGATGCTTGTTGGTGATGATCCATGGCA GGAGTTTTGTTCTATGGTTCGCAAAATTTACATCTACCCGAAAGAGGAGATTCAAAAAATGAGCCCCGGTACATTGAGTTCAAAAAATGAAGAGAATCATTCAGCTAGCGAAGGCACAGACGCACAAGAAACTAAATGTCAGCCGAATCAATCCACTTCAGATGCTTGA